The nucleotide window CGCCTGTCGGCGCTGCCGCTCACGCCGTGGGTGCCCGGGAACCGCGACCACTTCATCGTCATGGCCCCCGAGCAGATCTCCGGCCGCCGGCTCACCAGGTAGCGCCCGTGCGGAAAACGCCCGCCTCGTTCCCCGAGGCGGGCGTTCCCGCATGTCACCCGCATGTCACCGGGTGACCGTGAGGCGGCGGCGGAACACCCAGTAGGTCCATGCCTGGTAGGCGAGGACCACGGGAGTGAAGATCGCCGCGACCCAGGTCATCACGCCCAGCGTGTACGGCGTGGACGCCGCGTTGTGGACGGTCAGGCTGTTGGCGGGGTCGAGCGCGGGCATGACGTCCGGCCACAGGCCGCCGAACAGCGTGACGGTGACCGCGACGATCGCGGCGGCGTTGGCGGCGAAGGCCCAGCCGTCCCTGCCGCGCAGCGTCGCGACGAGCGCACCGGCGATCCCGGCGGCGGCGACCGCCACGCTCACCCAAGTGCCCGCGGTGCCCGTCATGAGCTGTGTGATCAGCAGGAACGCCCCGCCCAGCACGAGGGCGGCCAGGCCCGCCCACCGGGCGGCCGTCCTGGCCCGGTCGCGCAGCTCGCCGGTCGTCTTCAGCGCGGTGAACACGGCGCCGTGCAGGGTGAACAGCGCCAGCGTGGCCAGGCCGCCCAGCAGCGCGTACGGGTTGAGCAGGGTCAGCAGGCCGCCGGTGTACTCGTGCGCGGCGTCCAGCGGGACGCCGCGCACGATGTTGGCGAAGGCCACGCCCCACAGGAAGGCCGGGCCGAGCGAGCCCCAGAAGAACGCGCGGTCCCAGCCCCGGGTGCCGTCGCTCTTCGACCGGTACTCCAGGGCGACCCCGCGCACGATCAGGGCCAGCAGGATCAGGAAGAGCGGCAGGTAGAAACCGCTGAACAGAGTGGCGTACCACTCGGGGAAGGCGGCGAACGTCGCACCGCCCGCGACCAGCAGCCAGACCTCGTTGCCGTCCCAGACGGGGCCGATGGAGCGCACGAGCGTGCCGCGCTCGGCCTCGTCGCGGCCGAGGACCGGCAGCAGGATCCCGACGCCGAAGTCGAATCCCTCCAGCACGAAGTAGCCCGTCCACAGGACGGCGATGAGCAGGAACCAGACGGTGGTGAGTTCCATGACGGCGGTCCTTCAGTAGGAGAGGGCGGGGAGAGCGGGCTCGTCCTCGTGGACCGCGTCCTCCAGCTCGGGCCCCTTGCGGATGAACTTGAGCAGCAGGCGGACCTCGATGACCGCGAGCACGGCGTAGACCAGCGTGAAGCCGACCAGGGTGGTGGCGACCTCGCCGACGTCGGAACCCGGGGAGACGGCGGCGGCGGTCCGCATCATGCCGAACACGGTCCACGGCTGGCGGCCCACCTCGGTGAAGATCCACCCGAGCGTGTTGGCCAGGAACGGCAGGCCGATGCCGAGCACGGCGGCCCGGTGGAACCAGGGGCCGGCCGGCATCCGTCCGCGCCGGGTCAGCCAGAGCCCGGCCAGCGCCAGCAGCCCGGCCAGCGCGCCGAACCCGATCATCAGGCGGAACGACCAGTACGCGAGGCCGACGACGGGGCGGTAGTCGCCGGGGCCGTACGTCTTCTCGTACCTGGCCTGGATGTCGTTGATGCCCTCGACCTTCCCGTCCAGGGTGTTGGTGGACAGCAGGCTCAGGCCGTAGGGGATCTGGAGGTTGATGTGGTTGCGGCCGTTCTCCACGTCGCCGACCGCGAAGACGGAGAAGCCGGCGGAGGTCTCGTCCTCCCACAGGGCCTCGGCGGCGGCCATCTTCATGGGCTGCTGCCGTGTCATCAGCTGCGCCTGCCAGTGGCCGCTGAAGGCGACCCCGGCCGAGGCGGCCAGCGTGACCACCAGCGCGGCGCGGGCCGACTTCCGGAACAGGTCCGTCTCGCGCTCGCGTGCGAGCTGCCAGGCGCTCACACCGATGACGAACGCCCCGGCCGTCACGAACGCGCCGAAGATGACGTGGGGGAACGTCGCCAGGGTGGTGACGTTCGTCAGCACGGCCCAGATGTCGGTGAGTTCGGCCCGGCCGGTGGCCGGGTTGAGCCGGTAGCCGACCGGGTGCTGCATCCACGAGTTCGCGGCGAGGATGAAGTACGCCGAGATGTTCGTGCCGATCGCGGCCAGCCAGATCGTGGCCAGGTGGACCCTCTTCGGCAGCTTGTCCCAGCCGAAAATCCACAGGCCGAGGAAGGTGGACTCCAGGAAGAAGGCCATCAGGCCCTCCATCGCCAGCGGCGCACCGAACACGTCCCCGACGAACCGCGAGTAGGCACTCCAGTTCATCCCGAACTGGAACTCCTGGACGATGCCGGTGACGACGCCCATCGCGAAGTTGATCAGGAACAGCCTGCCCCAGAACTTCGTCATCCGCAGGTAGGCCGCGTCGCCCGTACGGTGCCAGGCCGTCTGGAATCCGGCCACGAGAACCGACAGGCCGATCGTGAGGGGCACGAACAGGAAGTGGTAGACGGTCGTGATGCCGAACTGCCACCGGGACAGATCCAGGACGTCCATGGGGGCTCCACAGTCATGAAGGGACGTCTGAAGCCTGACCGAGACGCGATCACGCCCCCAGGGCTACCGGACCCGGCAGGAAAGGACCTTGGTCACGATCCGGCCGGGACTGTTGGCGAAGATAGGAGTGTGCGTGCCCGTCCCGTCTCCCCCTCCCTGCTCGTGGAGGAACTCGCCGATCTGATCGCCGCCCGGCCGCGCGACGCGTGGGTGCGCGTCGCCGTCGACGGAGCTCCCCCCGCCGAGCCCGGACGGCTGGCCGACGACCTGGTGGGGCCGCTGCGCCTGCGCGGCCGGGACGTCCTGCGGGTGCCCGCGGCCGGGTTCCTGCGCCCGGCCTCGCTGCGGCTGGAGTTCGGCCGGACCGACCCCGACGTGTTCCACGACGAGTGGCTGGACGTGAGCGGCCTCCGCCGTGAGGTGCTCGGCCCGCTCGAGCCGGGCCGTACGGGCCGGGTGCTGCCCTCGCTGTGGGACAGCGTGCGCGACCGGGCCACCCGCGCCGGCTACGTCATGCTGAAGCCGGGCGGGGTGGTGCTCGTCGACGGTGCGCTGCTGCTCGGGCGCGGCCTGCCGTTCGACCTGACCGTCCACCTGTCCATGTCGGCCGCCGCGCTGGCCCGCCGCACGCCGCCCGGGGAGCGGTGGACGCTGCCCGCCTACGAGCGGTACGAACGCGAGGCGGACCCGGCACGGACCGCGGACGTGGCCGTCCGCGTCGAGGACCCGCGCCACCCCGCCATGCTCACGGTGTGATGGTGACCACGGTCCAGAGCGGTCGGGTGACGGCCATGTCGAGTTGTCGATACGGTAGCGTACCGATACGATGGCGTACCGATACGGTGCAGTATCGACAGTTCACCTGTTCATCTGTTCACTTGTTCAACGAAAGCAGACGAGTCATGGCATCCTTTGATCCCTTCCCGGAGCTCACCGTCGTGCTGAAGGACGCCCTCGGCGCTCAGCTCGATCAGAGCGCGACGACCTTCATCGAGATGATGAGCGAGGACGTCGTCCTCGAGTTTCCCTACGCCGCCGACCCCGCCTTCTCGACGATCAGCGGCCGCGACCGGGTGACCGATTACCTTCGTGGCGTCTCGTCGCTGTTCGCGGTCGACCGGATCGACGTCCAGCACGTTCACCACGCGCAGGGCGCCGGCCCTGTGGTGATCGAGATGAAGGCGCTCGGTCACGGCAGGAGCAGCGGTGTCACCTACGACCAGCACTACATCACTGTGATCAACGTCGCGAACGGCCGGATCGTCAGCTACCGGGAGTATTTCAACCCGGAGCGCTTTCAGGTCGTCACCGAGGCCGAAGCGCAGCGTCGGGACGCCTGACAGTGGTGCAGCCGCCGTCCGGGCATGACGGTCGCCGAGAGTCGCAACCCGCGGCCATCTCCCGCCCGAGGCTGCGTCCGCATGTCACCGATGCGGTGCTCGATGCGGTGCTCGCGGAACTCGCGGAGGTCGGATACGGGCGGCTCACCATGGAGGGGGTCGCTCAGCGAGCCGGATCGAGCAAATCGACACTCTACCGGCGGTGGTCGTCGAAGAGCGCGATGGCGCTGGACGCGATCACCACGGTGAGTCAGGCGTCGATCCCCGGCGACGACGATGGAGGCGACCTGCTGGATCACCTGCTGACGGTCGCCCGCGGGATCCATGAGTGGCTGACCGAACCTCTGGTGAGCCGTATCGTTCCCGACCTCATCGCCGAAGGCGTCCGCAGCAGCAGCATGGCTCGTGCGTTGATCGAGCACGTCGCGGAACCGCGTCGTAGAACTATTCGCCGCATTCTGGAGTCGGCTCGAACACGTGGTGACGTCCGCGCGGATGCGGACCTCGAACTGGCCCTCGACATGCTCGTCGGTCTCATCTACTGGCGAGCATGCGTGCTACGCGAGGAGATCGGCGAGGACTACCTGGAGAAAGTGGCAAGGGTGGTGCACCGGGACATAGCAACACCTGCCTGATCCAGTATCAGAGCCCGTACGCCTCCAGCAGGCGCAGCCACACCTCGCTGACGGTCGGGTAGGCCGGGACGGCGTGCCACAGGTCGTCGAGGGTCGCTTCCGAGGTGACCGCGATCGTCGCGGCGTGCAGCAGCTCGGCCGCCCCGGGGGCCACGAAGGTCACACCGAGCAGCACCCGGCGGCGCTCGTCGACCACCGCCTTGGCCTTGCCCCGATAGCCGTCACCGAGCAGGTAGCCGCCGGCCACCTGCTCCATGTCGTACTCCACCACGCGCACGTCGAAGCCCTCCGCACGGGCCTGCGCCTCGGTGCGGCCCACCGCGCACACCTGCGGATCGGTGAAGACCACCTGCGGCGCCCCGGCGCGGTCCGCGCGGTCGCGCATCCCGGGCCGGTCGTCCGCCTCGCCGCGCGCACGGGCGGCGACGACGTCCGCGGCCACCCGCGCCTGGTACTTGCCCATGTGCGTGAGGAGCGCGAGGCCGTTCACGTCCCCGATCGCGTAGAGCCA belongs to Microbispora sp. ZYX-F-249 and includes:
- the cydB gene encoding cytochrome d ubiquinol oxidase subunit II, coding for MELTTVWFLLIAVLWTGYFVLEGFDFGVGILLPVLGRDEAERGTLVRSIGPVWDGNEVWLLVAGGATFAAFPEWYATLFSGFYLPLFLILLALIVRGVALEYRSKSDGTRGWDRAFFWGSLGPAFLWGVAFANIVRGVPLDAAHEYTGGLLTLLNPYALLGGLATLALFTLHGAVFTALKTTGELRDRARTAARWAGLAALVLGGAFLLITQLMTGTAGTWVSVAVAAAGIAGALVATLRGRDGWAFAANAAAIVAVTVTLFGGLWPDVMPALDPANSLTVHNAASTPYTLGVMTWVAAIFTPVVLAYQAWTYWVFRRRLTVTR
- a CDS encoding uridine kinase, which codes for MRARPVSPSLLVEELADLIAARPRDAWVRVAVDGAPPAEPGRLADDLVGPLRLRGRDVLRVPAAGFLRPASLRLEFGRTDPDVFHDEWLDVSGLRREVLGPLEPGRTGRVLPSLWDSVRDRATRAGYVMLKPGGVVLVDGALLLGRGLPFDLTVHLSMSAAALARRTPPGERWTLPAYERYEREADPARTADVAVRVEDPRHPAMLTV
- a CDS encoding nuclear transport factor 2 family protein yields the protein MVTTVQSGRVTAMSSCRYGSVPIRWRTDTVQYRQFTCSSVHLFNESRRVMASFDPFPELTVVLKDALGAQLDQSATTFIEMMSEDVVLEFPYAADPAFSTISGRDRVTDYLRGVSSLFAVDRIDVQHVHHAQGAGPVVIEMKALGHGRSSGVTYDQHYITVINVANGRIVSYREYFNPERFQVVTEAEAQRRDA
- a CDS encoding cytochrome ubiquinol oxidase subunit I — its product is MDVLDLSRWQFGITTVYHFLFVPLTIGLSVLVAGFQTAWHRTGDAAYLRMTKFWGRLFLINFAMGVVTGIVQEFQFGMNWSAYSRFVGDVFGAPLAMEGLMAFFLESTFLGLWIFGWDKLPKRVHLATIWLAAIGTNISAYFILAANSWMQHPVGYRLNPATGRAELTDIWAVLTNVTTLATFPHVIFGAFVTAGAFVIGVSAWQLARERETDLFRKSARAALVVTLAASAGVAFSGHWQAQLMTRQQPMKMAAAEALWEDETSAGFSVFAVGDVENGRNHINLQIPYGLSLLSTNTLDGKVEGINDIQARYEKTYGPGDYRPVVGLAYWSFRLMIGFGALAGLLALAGLWLTRRGRMPAGPWFHRAAVLGIGLPFLANTLGWIFTEVGRQPWTVFGMMRTAAAVSPGSDVGEVATTLVGFTLVYAVLAVIEVRLLLKFIRKGPELEDAVHEDEPALPALSY
- a CDS encoding TetR/AcrR family transcriptional regulator, which produces MVQPPSGHDGRRESQPAAISRPRLRPHVTDAVLDAVLAELAEVGYGRLTMEGVAQRAGSSKSTLYRRWSSKSAMALDAITTVSQASIPGDDDGGDLLDHLLTVARGIHEWLTEPLVSRIVPDLIAEGVRSSSMARALIEHVAEPRRRTIRRILESARTRGDVRADADLELALDMLVGLIYWRACVLREEIGEDYLEKVARVVHRDIATPA